The following coding sequences lie in one Drosophila sulfurigaster albostrigata strain 15112-1811.04 chromosome 2R, ASM2355843v2, whole genome shotgun sequence genomic window:
- the LOC133838817 gene encoding uncharacterized protein LOC133838817 isoform X1 produces the protein MSSSVFSEAPSTRPNGADGDSNLVVVYSKNGISFDERAIENIMEEKSIASISVVRLTSPTPSMMEQEETERLEELERFLEANSDRDDSDAELRDTENESQSGGEELISEKDHVTGDDNENNSGAENNDDSTEAEEAEAPKVKKRPGRKPKPKKQKKRRKPKERPQIVGLSVEQFYAEGSADMVVKNALKLAGLSLFKRTPETDALMEIIKNDHNYTPFTSPEQMKAKKAAEKVAMERQTVQGRKFIVQTQPNIKVLSAKKRIQVLPFNQVTKPQATQLALRQLQPVARPQLARPVQVSLPIAKPQQIIVAGPRPVRSNVKVISIATEDLIEDDDDANNSSATADEENGDTEELSEPSDDSRETDNDRDSDIDFKMNNSRNSNANKRKRIKKLSKRPNTQQPPRNQTVHVVRVPPGTTATAPAQFPSFKRRKEPQTESHLGVPAIGQIVQLNTKAAPTSVIALGSIPSTSFLKVRPTHKSLPIKAKVQAIEATRLTASPVATKLRRPPMSKVAAGFATPPQDVKEIIISKNLSSPKGVFTNLNSLLGDSNNSTQLTVSSDAPKQRLLATPIITPKTSLNMTLASSSSSSVAAPSKGFMPIGVETASTHKLPAQIVIETHQSSSELAAENDKQLDLINSIVQDELRKVSLVEQPPASADETIPNLVKMLESSAAGLDPVGEANAVPIVDVVNVASIPNQSHNSNNFNANIATVPTAVSGNVNDVENIDIGSARLLDTPDEDEITADFLQHVVGLIEEDKQFEAEVVKQVLASTESGGLDAIANAVVAPPIFETASQLTTIAQPNEYQPAIIVSNSLSNLPIACSTPSRSSSSTTATTMSTLLQSPEVKVVRGNGRVIYLPPIEAPTTRAKRRAQNPAASTTTSSDISNISHCEPMLDSSQLANSSLDSDSFMSQASRGVHKKQLSKESSGGSVKRPKRSNKLNTSQTNDADASESQEDDDDPNKLWCICRQPHNNRFMICCDLCEDWYHGTCVNVTKAMGLEMEQNGVDWKCPKCVKRQEEKSQPRITDMLLPKHSGDLTESAALPKQPNETKPTTEAKDFAVPHITGTPILMAKQAKAPQIIKPQPKVLHQQQLHFIKLGSGGSNASTSSDQGCVFCKRPARPNSVYCSDECIRKYAQAAIQTQQSDPVLPMSPQLQQPNPLDVKKSKKKDLFEDALRQADTVSKVERINVFERRSGRAITGHMAPSAQHLKKWLQDNPTFEVMQPGSLQPTEIERRQDKRTLEQSSTESTPTKSTPATSAQKPVESQNKSVQLLSTPQSSAKKQKPTTSKLRSSEKSNSEKSVGKSHAEPVRLNVRQTFKMLMLDRIKYEQANALPTDKSEWLTLAEVDNFVKNMESELYHTFGRDAGAKYKSKYRTLSFNIRDRKNKTLFEKICAKQLEPKQLVRMTAAELASQELAKWREEENRHQLEIIKKSELDLLSRAQNYLVKTHKGEEVINTPVDVTLPDEELAEQNADKEIQIDSSDSKRSSHSTDPSLIATDTSSKELELERSVSKEKNAKSKEKERSADKDRERDKRHKNHKNHHHHSTSKRSRSRSSSRSRSMEKRSHKRHHHDSDADKEKEASSSRDKQANKVRAEKEKVVPANKPAEKKAEPPLVFNLIDQILESEKTVEQAANLKVPTKQTLKTVPVATKTAPKSDERPVSLDKYGRYLHSLSSPPIWSGNVHMVDVTAFDVVIHPVHGDTSQLAKLLPTNLDVIGRITRVNVWDYLKKIKKSPTKEIVIVNLFPASASNTINFDSFYEYLDTRQRLGVLGADAEQIRDFYIFPLGSRDKLPSVLQTTETVPFYEDTRRPNTLLGIIVRCLSKKLATMSQTLPLPSLPTASNKTAKVINKTRAKTTFTPPSSPKRKRSTHSTSSKDDEFDIDAIIKAPIAKLHKTNISIDSTSSDDPNAPYSPGGSSDDDLAASNPINKDELERKVNEINKQIAAQRKEIAGLLNVESPVLTQPSPLSNAIANISSIPNLNNILASLKNKSETIAKASAGDDEEYNPEDAIASNSSYGMAGTRIAENATRTKSRLAQLSEAELLSMVPDNLVDDLAPSTRHNEEPPPPGV, from the exons ATGTCCAGTTCGGTGTTTAGTGAGGCCCCCAGTACACGGCCAAATGGCGCCGATGGCGATTCCAACCTTGTCGTGGTCTATAGCAAAAatggcatttcatttgatgAGCGTGCTATTGAAAATATCATGG aggaAAAATCAATTGCCAGCATTAGCGTTGTGCGTTTAACATCGCCTACGCCCAGCATGATGGAACAGGAGGAAACGGAGCGTCTGGAGGAACTGGAGCGTTTCCTTGAGGCCAATTCGGATCGCGATGATTCCGATGCGGAGCTGCGGGACACGGAGAATGAGAGTCAAAGTGGCGGTGAAGAGCTCATCAGCGAAAAGGATCATGTTACCGGCGATGATAATGAAAACAATAGTGGCGCCGAAAATAATGATGACTCTACAGAAGCAGAGGAAGCCGAGGCACCAAAGGTGAAGAAGCGTCCTGGTCGCAAGCCTAAgccgaaaaagcaaaagaaacgtCGCAAACCAAAGGAACGACCGCAAATTGTTGGCCTTAGTGTTGAGCAGTTTTATGCGGAAGGTTCTGCAGACATGGTAGTGAAGAATGCGCTGA AATTGGCTGGCTTGTCACTATTCAAACGAACACCGGAAACGGATGCACTTATGGAGATTATCAAAAACGATCACAACTATACGCCCTTCACTTCGCCCGAACAAATGAAGGCTAAGAAGGCCGCTGAGAAAGTGGCGATGGAAAGGCAAACAGTACAAGGACGTAAATTCATTGTGCAGACACAGCCCAACATTAAAGTGTTGAGTGCCAAGAAGCGTATCCAGGTACTGCCGTTTAACCAAGTGACAAAGCCGCAAGCAACGCAACTAGCGCTAAGGCAACTGCAACCGGTGGCCAGGCCACAGTTGGCGAGACCTGTGCAAGTGTCGCTGCCAATTGCAAAACCGCAGCAAATCATTGTGGCGGGACCACGACCGGTTCGCAGTAATGTCAAAGTGATTAGCATCGCCACCGAAGATCTCATTGAGGATGAtgacgatgccaacaacagctCGGCCACCGCGGACGAAGAGAATGGCGACACCGAAGAGCTAAGTGAGCCAAGCGATGATTCGCGTGAAACGGACAACGATCGCGACAGTGACATTGATTTTAAGATGAACAACAGCCGCAACAGTAACGCGAACAAACGCAAACGGATCAAGAAGCTCTCCAAGCGACCCAATACACAGCAGCCCCCGCGAAATCAAACGGTGCATGTGGTCAGGGTGCCACCAggaacaacagccacagcaccAGCTCAGTTTCCCAGTTTCAAGCGACGCAAGGAGCCGCAGACGGAGAGCCACTTGGGTGTGCCTGCTATTGGACAAATTGTGCAGCTCAATACGAAGGCGGCGCCCACATCCGTAATTGCCTTAGGCAGCATACCAAGCACATCGTTCCTGAAAGTACGTCCCACTCACAAGTCCCTGCCCATCAAAGCCAAAGTGCAAGCAATCGAAGCTACACGCTTGACTGCGTCACCAGTTGCCACCAAGTTGAGACGACCGCCAATGTCAAAGGTGGCAGCGGGATTTGCAACGCCACCGCAAGATGTCAAAGAGATTATAATCAGTAAGAATCTATCCAGTCCGAAGGGTGTGTTCACCAATCTAAACAGTCTGCTCGGTGACAGCAACAATTCCACGCAACTAACAGTTTCGTCAGATGCGCCAAAACAACGTCTACTAGCTACACCTATTATTACGCCTAAGACGAGCCTAAACATGACgttagcatcatcatcatcatcctccgTCGCTGCGCCTTCTAAGGGCTTTATGCCCATTGGCGTGGAGACGGCATCCACACACAAATTACCCGCACAGATTGTCATCGAGACGCATCAGAGCTCTTCAGAGCTGGCGGCCGAAAACGATAAGCAACTGGATCTCATCAATTCGATAGTGCAGGATGAGTTGCGGAAGGTATCGTTGGTGGAACAGCCACCAGCAAGTGCTGACGAGACCATACCCAATTTGGTCAAAATGCTGGAGAGCAGTGCGGCTGGACTCGATCCGGTTGGCGAGGCAAATGCTGTTCCTATTGTTGACGTTGTCAACGTAGCAAGCATACCAAACCAATCACATAATAGtaacaatttcaatgcaaacaTAGCAACCGTTCCAACTGCTGTCAGTGGCAATGTTAACGATGTGGAAAACATTGATATTGGCAGTGCTCGTTTGTTGGATACACCAGATGAGGATGAGATTACAGCCGATTTTCTGCAACACGTCGTTGGGCTTATCGAAGAGGACAAACAATTTGAGGCCGAAGTTGTAAAACAAGTGTTGGCAAGCACAGAATCGGGCGGTCTAGATGCCATTGCCAATGCTGTGGTAGCGCCTCCTATATTTGAGACTGCCAGTCAATTGACAACCATAGCTCAG CCGAACGAATATCAGCCTGCCATTATTGTGTCGAATTCATTGAGCAATTTACCAATAGCGTGTAGCACTCCATCGCGTAGCAGCAGtagcacaacagcaacaacgatgtCAACATTATTGCAAAGCCCTGAGGTAAAGGTGGTGCGTGGCAATGGTCGCGTCATTTACCTGCCACCGATTGAGGCGCCTACAACTCGAGCAAAGCGTCGTGCTCAGAATCCGGCCgcatcgacaacgacatcaTCAGATATTAGCAATATTTCGCACTGTGAACCAATGCTGGATAGCAGTCAATTGGCCAACAGCAGCCTAGACAGTGATAGCTTTATGTCGCAAGCATCACGCGGCGTGCACAAAAAGCAATTGTCCAAGGAGTCTAGCGGCGGCAGCGTAAAGCGACCCAAACGATCGAATAAACTGAACACCAGTCAAACCAACGATGCGGATGCCTCAGAATCTCAAGAGGACGACGATGATCCCAATAA GCTATGGTGCATTTGTCGTCAACCCCACAATAATCGTTTCATGATTTGTTGCGATTTGTGCGAAGATTGGTATCACGGCACTTGTGTCAACGTCACAAAGGCCATGGGTCTGGAAATGGAGCAGAACGGCGTTGACTGGAAGTGTCCGAAGTGCGTCAAGCGACAGGAAGAGAAG AGTCAACCACGCATTACGGACATGTTGTTACCTAAGCACAGCGGTGACCTGACGGAAAGTGCAGCGTTACCCAAGCAACCaaacgaaaccaaaccaacaacagaagcaaagGACTTTGCAGTACCCCATATCACAGGCACACCAATACTGATGGCGAAACAAGCTAAAGCTCCACAAATCATAAAACCACAACCCAAAGTGTTGCACCAACAACAGTTGCACTTCATCAAGCTTGGCAGTGGTGGTAGCAATGCTTCAACATCCTCAGATCAAGGTTGTGTTTTCTGTAAGCGTCCGGCACGTCCCAATTCGGTTTATTGCAGTGATGAATGCATTCGCAAATACGCACAGGCCGCAATACAGACGCAACAATCAGACCCTGTGCTGCCAATGTCGCCACAGCTACAACAACCAAATCCTCTTGATGTCAAGAAGAGCAAAAAGAAGGATTTGTTTGAGGATGCACTTCGGCAAGCTGATACAGTATCAAAGGTGGAGCGG ATCAATGTGTTTGAGCGTCGCAGCGGACGAGCCATCACAGGACATATGGCGCCTAGTGCACAGCATCTGAAGAAGTGGCTGCAGGACAATCCCACCTTTGAGGTAATGCAGCCCGGCAGTTTGCAACCCACGGAAATAGAG CGACGACAAGATAAACGCACCTTGGAACAGTCCTCCACAGAGTCGACGCCCACCAAAAGTACGCCTGCAACCTCAGCTCAAAAACCAGTCGAGTCTCAAAATAAGTCTGTACAGCTGCTTTCAACACCGCAGAGCTctgccaaaaagcaaaagcccaCAACCTCAAAACTACGCTCTTCAGAGAAGAGCAACTCGGAAAAATCGGTTGGTAAGTCGCACGCTGAACCCGTACGTTTGAATGTGCGTCAAACATTCAAGATGCTAATGCTTGATCGCATTAAGTATGAACAAGCAAACGCGTTACCAACCGACAAATCCGAGTGGTTAACATTAGCGGAGGTGGACAACTTTGTGAAGAACATGGAGTCTGAATTGTATCACACATTTGGACGGGATGCGGGTGCCAAATACAAGTCAAAGTATCGAACGTTGTCGTTCAACATCAGGGATCGCAAGAATAAAACGCTCTTCGAGAAGATATGTGCCAAGCAGCTGGAACCCAAGCAGTTAGTGCGCATGACAGCCGCCGAACTGGCCAGCCAAGAGTTGGCCAAATGGCGCGAGGAGGAGAATCGTCATCAGTTGGAAATCATTAAGAAGTCTGAACTCGATTTGCTGTCACGGGCACAAAACTATTTGGTAAAAACGCATAAGGGCGAAGAAGTTATCAATACGCCGGTGGATGTTACGCTACCCGATGAAGAACTGGCAGAGCAGAACGCCGATAAAGAAATACAGATCGATAGCTCCGACAGCAAGAGATCTTCTCATTCTACTGACCCATCATTAATTGCCACAGACACATCCAGCAAAGAACTTGAACTGGAGCGTTCGGTGAGCAAAGAGAAGAACGCTAAGTCGAAAGAAAAGGAACGCTCTGCTGATAAAGATAGGGAACGTGACAAGCGTCACAAGAACCACAagaatcatcatcatcatagcACATCCAAACGAAGCCGGAGTCGGTCgagcagtcgcagtcgcagcatgGAAAAGCGGAGCCATAAACGGCATCATCACGACTCCGATGCAGACAAAGAAAAAGAGGCGTCTTCATCACGTGACAAGCAAGCCAATAAGGTGCGTGCTGAAAAGGAGAAAGTGGTGCCTGCCAATAAGCCAGCTGAAAAGAAGGCGGAGCCACCTTTAGTGTTCAATTTGATTGATCAAATCCTGGAATCTGAGAAGACAGTCGAGCAAGCGGCCAATTTAAAAGTGCCCACAAAGCAGACACTAAAGACTGTGCCCGTTGCAACAAAGACCGCACCCAAATCCGACGAACGGCCCGTAAGTTTAGATAAATACGGCCGCTATCTGCACAGCTTATCCAGTCCACCTATTTGGTCCGGCAATGTGCATATGGTGGACGTCACCGCCTTTGATGTGGTCATACATCCGGTGCATGGCGATACAAGTCAGCTAGCCAAGTTGTTGCCAACGAATTTAGATGTTATTGGTCGTATAACGCGTGTGAACGTCTGGGATTATCTCAAGAAGATCAAGAAGAGTCCCACCAAGGAGATTGTCATTGTGAACTTATTTCCCGCCAGTGCCTCGAACACCATTAACTTCGACAGCTTCTACGAGTATCTCGACACTCGTCAACGTCTTGGTGTCTTGGGTGCCGATGCGGAGCAGATTCGTGATTTCTACATATTCCCATTGGGATCGCGGGACAAATTGCCAAGTGTGCTGCAGACCACGGAGACTGTGCCCTTCTACGAGGATACACGGCGTCCAAACACGCTGCTGGGCATAATTGTGCGCTGCTTGAGTAAGAAATTGGCAACCATGAGTCAAACACTGCCTCTTCCTTCATTGCCCACTGCCAGCAACAAGACTGCAAAG GTGATAAACAAGACGCGCGCTAAAACAACATTCACGCCACCGAGCAGTCCAAAACGTAAACGTAGCACGCATTCGACGAGCTCCAAAGATGATGAGTTCGACATCGATGCGATCATCAAAGCGCCCATAGCCAAGTTGCACAAGA caaacatttcaatagATTCGACTAGCTCGGACGATCCGAATGCGCCTTATTCGCCCGGCGGCAGCTCTGACGATGACTTGGCAGCATCAAATCCAATCAATAAGGATGAGCTGGAGCGTAAAGTGAATGagattaataaacaaatagcCGCACAACGCAAGGAGATTGCCGGCCTGCTTAATGTTGAGTCACCT GTTCTTACCCAGCCTTCGCCATTGTCTAATGCAATAGCCAACATATCGAGTATTCCCAATCTGAACAATATACTGGCAAGCCTAAAGAACAAAAGTGAAACCATTGCCAAGGCAAGTGCTGGCGATGACGAGGAATACAATCCAGAAGATGCCATCGCCTCAAACAGCTCCTACGGCATGG CAGGTACAAGAATTGCGGAGAATGCAACCAGAACCAAGAGTCGCTTGGCGCAGCTAAGTGAAGCTGAGCTTCTTAGTATGGTGCCGGACAATTTGGTGGATGATCTGGCGCCAAGCACCCGACACAATGAGGAGCCCCCACCGCCCGGTGTTTAG